One Sodalinema gerasimenkoae IPPAS B-353 DNA segment encodes these proteins:
- a CDS encoding PAS domain-containing protein has translation MFEQAAVGMAILDAQGQICQQNQTLSQILGHQLNFGCPGTDLSAKSDPKPDFRASVAPTPI, from the coding sequence ATGTTTGAGCAAGCGGCAGTGGGGATGGCCATTTTGGATGCCCAGGGACAGATTTGTCAGCAAAATCAGACCCTAAGCCAGATTTTAGGGCATCAGTTGAATTTTGGATGCCCAGGGACAGATTTGTCAGCAAAATCAGACCCTAAGCCAGATTTTAGGGCATCAGTTGCCCCTACTCCGATTTGA